A stretch of DNA from Jatrophihabitans endophyticus:
CGCGATCGCCGCCATCGCCGAGGCCACCGCCGCGTTCCGCGAGACGCTGCGGTACGTCCAGGACCGCACCGCGTTCACCAAGCCGGTCGCGTCCTTCCAGAACACGAAGTTCGCGCTCGCCGACATGGCGACCGACATCGACGTCGCACAGGCCTACGTCGACCGGTGCGTCGACCGGCTCAACGCCGGCGAGCTGTCGGCCGCGGACGCCTCGAAGGCCAAGTACCACTGCAGCGAGCTGCAGGGCCGGGTCGTGGATCGCTGCCTGCAGCTGCACGGCGGCTACGGCTACATGACCGAGTACCCGATCGCGCGCCGTTACGCCGACGCCCGCATCACCCGCATCTACGGCGGGACGAGCGAGATCATGAAGTCGGTCATCTCCAAGTCGCTCGGGATCTGAGGCATGCGCTTCGTGCTCGCGTCGGCCTCACCGGCGCGGCTCGCGACGCTGCGCGCCGCCGGCGTCGAACCCGAGGTGATCGTCAGCGGCGTCGACGAGGAGGCCGTCACCGCCGACACCCCGGCGGGGCTGGTCGCGGCCCTGGCCACGGCCAAGGCCGTCGCGGTGGCGGCGGAGCTCCCCGCGGACGTGGTGGTGCTCGGCTGTGACTCGATGCTCGAGTTCGACGGCGCCGTGCTCGGCAAGCCGCTCGCCGCGGACGTCGCGATCGAGCGCTGGCGTGCGATGCGGGGGCGGTCCGGCGTGCTGCACACCGGTCACCACCTGCTCGTCACCGGTGACGGGCGCAGCACCTCGCGTGCCGCCTCGACCGTCGTCCGCTTCGCCGACGCCGACGACGCCGAGATCGACGCGTACGTGGGAACCGGAGAGCCACTGGCCGTCGCCGGCGCCTTCACCCTGGACGGTCTGGGTGGCTGGTTCGTCGACGGGGTGGACGGCGACCCGCACAACGTCGTCGGCGTCTCGCTGCCGGCCCTGCGCTCGATGACCCGCGAGCTCGGCCTCGGCCTGGCCGACCTGGGCTGGCCCGCTCCCCGCTGACCCGCCCCCCGCTGACCCCCGCGCTGACCCGCTCCGCGCCGGCCCGTCTCAGCCGCGCCGGGCCCCGGGCAGGTGCGGGGGCCGCGGCGGGAGCTCGCTGACCGCCTTGGCGACGTCGCCGAGCCGCCGGACGAGCGACGGGGTCGCGGGCCGCGGGCCGTCCGTGCAGCGATAGGTCTCGACGGGCGCGTCGTGACCGCGCAGCCGCATCGCGCGGCCCTTCGTCCAGTGCCCACGTTCGTCGGGGTCGGCCGCCTCGACCGTCGTGGCGCTCGCCAGTATGCGTCCGTCGGTCCGTTTGGCGAGGTCGGTGAGGCGGGACGCCTCGTTCACGGCGTCGCCGACGACGGTGTACTCGAGCCTGCTCGCCGCCCCGATCTGGCCGGCGACCACCGGTCCCGACGCCACGCCGATCCCGATCTCCAGCTCGCCCATCAGGGCCACGCGGTCACGGATGCCACGGGCGGTGCGCAGCGCGGCGGCGGCCGGCTCGTCGACCTCGGCGGGCGCGCCGAAGACGCACAGCGCTGCGTCGCCCTCGAACTTGTTCAGTAGTCCGCCGTTGCCCTCGACCTCGTCCACGACCACCTCGAAGAAGCGGTTGAGCATCGCGACGAAGTCCGCCGGCGCCGTCGTGCGGGTGAGCGCCGTCGACCCGGTGATGTCGACGAACAGCGCGACGACCTCGCGCCCCTCGCCGCTGAGCGTCACGCCGCTGCTGATCGCCTCGGCCGCCACCGCCGGCCCGACGTGCCGGCCGAACAGATCGGTGACCCGGTCGCGCTCGCGCAACCCGGCCACCATCTCGTTGAAGCCGTTCTGCAGCAGCCCGATCTCGCCGGCGTCCTCGATGGGGAGGTCGAGGTCGAGCCGGCCGTCACCCACGCGGCGCAGGGCGTCGACGACCGATCGCAGCGGGGCGCCGATCGCGCGCGCGATCAGCCCGGTCGACACGACGCCGACGAGGATCGCGATCGCCACGACCACGAGGCTGACGCCGACCTTGTTGCGCTGGCCGGGCGGCGCGGTCAGCACGAGCGCGACCCCGACCAGGGGCAGCCCGCTGGTCAGCACCCAGTTGATGAGCAGCTGCCAGCGCACGCCGAGCAGCGGGGCGGTACGCGGCGGGCTCGCGGCCAGCGCGAGCCGTCGCACCGGCTGGTTGAAGCGCCCGAGCACGAGGTACATGAGGCCGGCGGACACGAAGCCGGCGACCACCAGGCCGCCGGCGAGGCCCGCCGCGCGCTGCGTTCCCGTCCCGACGACGCCGGCGACGGTCGCCATGACCACCGCGCCGATCGTCCACAGCCCGGCCGTGATGACGGCGAGGTCGAGCGGCATCCGCAGCGCCCGACGCGCGTCGTCGGCACCCGGCGCCTCACCGCGCAGCAGCCACCGCAGCGTCCTGCGCTGCACCAGCGTGGCGAGCGTGACGCCGCACACCACGCTGGCCGCGGTGAGCACGATCGTGGTCGTGAACAGCACGCGCAGCTGGTCGTCGGGCACCGACGTGTTCATCGCGGTGACGAGCAGCGCGACGACGACCACGCCGATCACGTTGAGGCCGATGCCGAGCAGCGCGATGCCGCCCGCGGTGCGCACCACGAGCGGGACGTTGGCCGCGACGTGCGCGACGTCGATCGGTCGGCCGGCGGCGCCGTCGGGCGGACCGTCGGCTGGCGTCGTCACCGCTCGATTCTGCACCACGGCCGCGGGCCGGGACCGTCCTCGCGCAGCGCCGCCAGCCGCGTGCGGCGCCAGCGCAGGTACGGATCGTCCGGCCGGGACGGCCCCTCGCCGCGTGCCCGGACGACGGCGACGACCGCGGCGAGCTCCTCGGCCGTCGCCGCACCGCGCACGCGCACGCCGTCGGCCGTCATACCGGCGGCACCCCGTGCCGCTTGGCCGCGATGTCGCGGGACTTGCCGACCAGCACGCGGTAGCGGGCGACGAGCTCCCGGCGCAGCTCGCCGGGCTCGACGATGCCGTCGATGACGAGATCGGCGGCGAGGCGCAGGATGTCGACGTCCGCCTCGTACTCGGCACGCTTGACCGCGACGAACTCCGCCCGCGCGTCGTCGTCGGCGAGGGCGGCGATCTTGTTGGCGTAGACGGCGTTGATCGCCGCCTGCGGCCCCATGATGGCGATCTTCGCCGTCGGCAGGGCGAGGCAGACGTCGGGCGAGAAGCCGGGGCCGGCCATGGCGTAGAGCCCGGCGCCGTAGGCCTTGCGCACGATGACCGACACCTGCGGCACCGTCGCCTCCGACACCGCGGTGATCATCTTGGCGCCGTGGCGGATGATGCCCTGACGCTCCACGTCGCTGCCGATCATGAAACCCGGGACGTCGGCGAGGTAGAGCAGCGGCACGTTGAACGCGTCGCACAGCCAGATGAAGCGCGCGCACTTGTCGGCGGAGTCGACGAACAGCACGCCGCCGCGCACGGCGGAGTTGTTGGCGACGATGCCGACGGGACGGCCGTCGACGCGCGCGAGTCCGACGACGACCTCGGCGGCGAAGAGCGGCTTGACCTCGAAGAAGGAGTCGGCGTCGACGAGGCCGTCCACCACGTCGTGGATGTCGAAGGGCACCGACTCGGCGGCCGGCACGGCGTCGGCCGCCAGCTCGACCGCCGGCGCCTCGGGCTCCACCTCGGGTGCGGGCTCGCGCCAGCACGTCGGCAGGTAGGAGAAGAACAGCCGCGCCTGCTCGATGGCGTCGGCGTCGTCGCTCGCGAGGTTGTCGCCGCAGCCCGAGACCGACGCGTGCATGCGCGCGCCGCCCATCTCCTCGAGCGTCACCTTCTCGCCGACCACCATCTCGGCCATGCGCGGCGAGCCGAGGTACATCGACGCGTTGCCCTCGACCATCACGACGAAGTCGCAGAAGGCCGGGATGTACGCACCGCCGGCGGCGGACGGGCCGAACAGGCAGCACAGCTGCGGCACCTTGCCCGACAGCGCCACCTGGTTGTGGAAGATGCGACCGGCGCCGCGCCGGCCGGGGAACATCTGCACCTGGTCGGTGATGCGGCCGCCGCCGGAGTCGATGAGCCAGAAGATCGGCAGCTCCTCGACCAGCGCGCGCTCGGTGATCCGCACGATCTTCTCGACGGTGCGCGCGCCCCACGAGCCGGCCTTGACGCTCGGGTCGTTGGCGACGACGAGCGCGGGGCGACCGTCGACCATCACCTGCCCGGTGACGACGGCGTCGGCGGGCAGGTCACCGGCGAGGGCATTGGCCAGCTGGCCGTCCTCGACGAAGCTCCCCTCGTCGCACAGCAGGGCGATGCGGTCGCGGACGTAGAGCTTGCCCTGCTCGGCCAGCTTGTCCGCCGCCTTCGGCGTGGGGCGCAGCGTGGCCTCGCGGGCGGCGGCGATGCCCTCCGGGGTGGTGGTCATCAGCTGACCGGCAGCCCGAGGCCGCGGGCGATGAGCATGCGCTGCACCTCGGAGGTCCCCTCGCCGATCTCGAGGATCTTGGCGTCGCGGTAGAAGCGGGCGACCGGGAACTCCTCCATGAAGCCGTTGCCGCCGAAGACCTGCGTCGCCACGCGGGTCGCGGCGACGGCGGCCTCGGTGGAGTACAGCTTGGCGATCGCGGCCGCCTGCTTGAGCTGCGCCGCGGGCCGGCCCGCGTCCTTGAGCCACGCCGCCTTGTAGGTGAGCAGGCGCGCGGCCTCGACCGACACGGCCAGATCGCTGAGCGAGAACGCGACGGCCTGGCGGGAGCCGATGGGCGCGCCGAACGTGCGTCGTTCGGCCGCGTAGCGCAGCGAGTGGTCGAGGCAGGCCTGGGCGAGTCCCACGGCGAGCGCGGCGATGGCGATGCGGCCGTCGTCGAGTACGGCGAGGAACTGCCGGAAGCCGTCCCCGCGCCGGCCGAGCAGGTGGGCCTCGGGGACGCGACAGCCGTCGAAGGTGAGGCCGTGGGTGTCGGAGATGTGCCAGCCGAGCTTGTCGTACGCGGGCTCCACGGTGAACCCGGGCGTGCCCGCCGGGACGATGAGCGAGCTGATCTCGTCCTCGCCCGTCCGCGCGGTCACGGTGACGAGCGAGGTGATGTCGGTGCCGGAGTTCGTGATGAACGCCTTCGCGCCGTCGATGGTCCACTCGCCGTCGGCGAGGACGGCCCGGGTGCGGGTGGCACCGGCGTCCGATCCCGCTTCGGGCTCGGTGAGCCCGAAGCCGGCGAGCGCCCGGCCCGCGACCAGGTCGGGCAGCCACCGCTCCTTCTGCTCGGTGGTGCCGTAGGTGAGGATCGGGTTGATGCCGAGGCCGACCCCGGCCTCGAGGGTGATGCCGATCGACTGGTCGACGCGGCCGAGCTCCTCGATCGCGACGCACAGCGAGGTGAAGTCGCCGCCGCTGCCGCCGTACTCCTCGGGCACCACCAGGCCGAACAGGCCGAGCTCGCCCATCCCCCGCACGACCTCCAACGGCAGGTGGTGCGCGCGGTCCCACGCGGCGACGTGCGGCGCGACCTCGCGCTCGGCGAAGTCGCGGACGACCTTGCGGAACGTCTCGTGGTCCTCGCTCAGTTCGAACGTCATGCGCGCTCCCTTGACGTTTACGTAAAGGTCCGGCAACCATAGCCGGATGGCGGCCCCACGCACCACCCCGTCGGCCCCGCGGACCTGGACGGTGGGGCAGCTCGCCGCCGAGCTCGGCGTCACGACCCGCACGCTGCGCCACTACGAGGCCGAGGGGCTCGTCACGCCCCGCCGCGCCGGGCCGAACCGGGTCTACGACGAGCGCGACCGCACCCGACTGCGGCTCATCCTGCGGGGTCGCCGCTTTGGCATGACGCTCGCCGAGTGCCGCGAGATCGTCGACATGTACGACGGCGCCGCGTCCTCGGAACGACGGCAACTGAGCACCCTGCTCGGCCGCCTCGACGAGATCGCCGCCGACCTGCGCCGGCGGCAGGCCGACCTCGCCCGCACCGTGACCGAGGTCGACGAGGTCGCCGCCCGCTGCCGGGACCGCCTCGCCGAGCTCGACTGACACCGCGCGCGCCGCGTAGGTCTTGTGCCGCAATCCAGCGTGTGTTAGTTTTCTGTTAGTTGACGTCGCTCGGGAGGGACGACGTCAAACCACCGCGGGGGAACGGCCAGACGGCACGCCCGCTCGCGCGACGCGTTCCGTCACGACACAGGACGGGACGGCGCGACCGATGCCCCAGCCACGGCACAGCCGGCCGACCCGTTCCGTACGCCGAACTGCCGGCGGACGTCCGCGACCGCGGGGCATGCGCCCGGACCGTACCCGGGCAACCCCGCCGACGTGACCCGCTGGACCGGGGGGCGACACGCCGTCGGACGCGGACCGGGCGACCGGTAATCTGCGCCCGACGGCGTGTCGAGGGGCGGATCCGCACGGATCCGTCAGAGGCACGCACCCGCCACTCGACCTCCTGGGGGCTCCACGGTGCAGAAGGTGCTGATCGCCAACCGCGGCGAGATCGCGGTCCGGGTCATCCGGGCCTGCCGCGACGCCGGGTACACCTCCGTCGCGATCTACGCCGATCCCGATCGGGACGCCCTGCACGTGAAGGTCGCCGACGAGGCGTACGCGCTCGGCGGCACCACGCCCGGCGACTCCTACCTGGTCATCGACAAGGTCATCGAGGCCTGCCGCAAGTCCGGCGCCGACGCCGTGCACCCCGGCTACGGCTTCCTCTCCGAGAACTCCGACTTCGCGCAGGCGGTCCTCGACGCCGGGTTGACCTGGATCGGCCCGTCGCCGCAGTCGATCAAGGACCTCGGCGACAAGGCGGTGGCCCGCCACATCGCCGAGCGCGCGGGCGCGCCGCTCGTCGCCGGCACCAAGGATCCCGTCGCCGGTGCCGAGGAGGTCGTCGCCTTCGCCGAGGAGCACGGCCTGCCGATCGCGATCAAGGCGGTCTACGGCGGCGGCGGGCGCGGCATGAAGATCGCCCGCGAGATGGCCGAGGTCGAGGAGCTGTACGAGTCCGCGGTGCGCGAGGCCGTCTCGGCCTTCGGCCGCGGCGAGTGCTTCGTGGAGCGCTACCTCGACCGTTCCCGCCACGTCGAGGCGCAGGTGCTGGCCGACCAGCACGGCAACGTCGTCGTCGTAGGGACCCGCGACTGCTCGCTGCAGCGCCGCAACCAGAAGCTGGTCGAGGAGGCGCCCGCGCCCTACCTCACCGACGACCAGCGCGCGCGAATCCACCAGAGCGCGAAGGACATCTGCACGGAGGCCGGCTACTACGGCGCCGGCACGGTCGAGTACCTCGTCGGCAACGACGGCGTCATCAGCTTCCTCGAGGTCAACACGCGGCTGCAGGTCGAGCACCCGGTCACCGAGGAGACCAGCGGCATCGACCTCGTCCGCGAGCAGTTCCGCATCGCCGAGGGCGAGCGGCTGCGCTTCACCGAGGACCCGACGCCGCGCGGGCACAGCTTCGAGTTCCGCATCAACGGCGAGGACCCCGGTCGCAACTTCCTCCCCGCCCCCGGCACGGTCACCGAGTACCGCGAGCCCGCCGGCCCCGGCGTGCGCGTCGACTCCGGCATCGAGGGCACGTCGGTCATCGGCGGCGCGTTCGACTCGTTGCTGGCCAAGCTGATCGTCACCGGCGAGACCCGCATCCAGGCCCTCGAACGTGCTCGCCGCGCGCTCGACGAGATGGTCGTCGACGGCATGGCCACCGCGCTGCCGTTCCACCGCGCCGTCGTCCGCGATCCCGCGTTCGCCACCGACGACGACACCCCGTTCACCATCTTCACCCGCTGGATCGAGAGCGAGTTCGACAACACGATCGAGCCGTTCGGCGCCGCGGCCGAGGCCGAGGAGGACGCCGGGCCGCGCGAGACGGTCGTCATCGAGGTCGGCGGCAAGCGCCTCGAGGTCTCGCTGCCCGCCGGCTTCGGCGGTGGGGGTGGCGGCGGTGCCCGCAAGGCGGCTCCCAAGCGTTCGGCCGGCAAGAAGGCCGGCGCGGCCGCGTCGGGTGACTCGCTCACCGCTCCCATGCAGGGCACCATCGTCAAGATCGCCGTCGAGGACGGCGCGACCGTCGAGGCCGGCCAGGCGGTCGTCGTGCTCGAGGCGATGAAGATGGAGCAGCCCATCAACGCGCACAAGGCCGGCACCGTCACCGGCCTGCAGGCCGAGGTCGGCGGCGTCGTCACCGCCGGTTCGGTCATCTGCGACATCAAGGATGCGGAGTAGGCCGTCCGCCTGCCCTTGCCCTGCGGACGAACCGAGCAATAGCGTCAGAGGACGACGCCCGCCGGGACGTCGACGACGCCGTCGAAAGGGGCAAGAGTGCCCGAGCCCGAGGTCAACACCGAACTACCGTCGGACGAGGATTTCGTCGCGTCCCCCGCGGGCGAGCTGGCCGGTGAGTTCTTCGGCACGCTGATCCTCATCCTCTTCGGCAATGGCGTCGTCGCACAGGTGCTCTCGGCCAAGGACGGCTCGCTCGGCGACCACGACAGCATCGCGTGGGCGTGGGGTCTCGGCGTCACGTTGGGCATCTTCGTGGCCGGCCGGCTCAGCGGCGCGCACCTGAACCCGGCGGTGACGCTCTCGCTCGCGCTGTTCCAGGACTTCCCCTGGCGCAAGGTCGCGCCCTACGTCGTCGCCCAGTTCCTCGGCGCCTTCGTCGCCGCGCTGCTGGTGCGCTGGAACTACAGCGAGACCCTCGCCCTGGTCGACCCCGGCAACACCATCAAGACCCAGGGTGTCTTCTCGACCCTGCCCGGCAACGGCTCGTTCCCGGTGAGCGAGTGGGGCGCGCTACGCGACCAGCTGATCGGCACCGCGATCCTCGTGTTCATCGTCTTCGCGCTGACCGACGTGAAGAACTCGCCGCCGCTCGCGAACCTGACGCCGCTGCTGGTGGGCCTGCTGGTGGTCGCCATCGGCATGGCCTGGGGCACCGACGCCGGCTACGCGATCAACCCCGCCCGCGACTTCGGGCCGCGACTCGCGTCCTTCTTCACCGGGTACGGGACGGCCATGCGCGACCAGTACGGCAACTTCTACTTCTGGGTGCCGATAGTCGGGCCACTGCTGGGCGGCGCGATCGGCGGTGCCGCCTACACCCACGGCATCAAGCGCTTCCTGCCGCGCGGCTGACGCCCGGCCATCCATCCGCGGCAACGACCCACCCACCGAAGGAGCACTCATGGCGGACTTCGTCGGAGCGATCGACCAGGGCACCACGAGCACCCGATTCATGATCTTCGACCACGACGGCAACGAGGTGGGCAGGCACCAGCTCGAGCACGAGCAGATCCTGCCGCAGGCCGGCTGGGTCGAGCACAACCCCGTCGAGATCTGGGACCGCTCCCGCTCGGTCATCCAGACCGCGCTGTCACGCGCGAACCTCGACCCGTCCGACCTCGCCGCCATGGGCATCACCAACCAGCGCGAGACCACGGTCGTGTGGGACAAGAACACCGGCCGCCCGTACTACAACGCGATCGTCTGGCAGGACACCCGCACCGACCGGATCGCGAGCAAGCTCGAACGCGACGGCAAGGGCGACCTGATCCGGCAGCGCGCCGGCCTCCCGCCGGCCACGTACTTCTCCGGCGGCAAGATCCAGTGGATCCTCGAGAACGTCGACGGGGTACGCGCGGCCGCCGAGAAGGGCGACGCGATCTTCGGCAACACCGACTCGTGGCTGCTGTGGAACCTCACCGGCGGCCCCGAGGGCGGCGTCCACGTCACCGACGTCACCAACGCCAGCCGCACCATGCTGATGGATCTCGAGACCCTCGAATGGGACGACGAGCTGCTCGGTCTGTTCGACATCCCCCGCGGCATGCTGCCCGAGATCAAGCCGTCGTCGCTGGCCGACGGCTACGGCGAGACGACGATCGCGGCGTTCCGCGGCATCCCGCTGACCGGTGATCTCGGCGACCAGCAGGCCGCCATGTTCGGCCAGGTCTGCTTCGCACCGGGCGAGGCCAAGAACACCTACGGCACCGGCAACTTCCTGCTGCTCAACACCGGCACCGAGCTGGTGCGCAGCGACAACGGCCTGCTGACGACCGTCAACTACAAGATCGGCGACGAGGCGCCCGTGTACGCGCTGGAGGGTTCGATCGCCGTCACCGGCTCGGCCGTGCAGTGGCTGCGCGACCAGCTCGGCATCATCTCCGGCGCCGCCGAGATCGAGGGGCTGGCCCGCCGTGTCGAGGACAACGGCGGCGTCTACTTCGTCCCCGCCTTCTCCGGCCTGTTCGCGCCCTACTGGCGCAGCGACGCGCGCGGCGCGATCGTCGGCCTCTCGCGCTACAACAACAACGCCCATCTCGCGCGGGCCACGCTCGAGGCGATCTGCTATCAGAGCCGTGCCGTCGCCGAGGCGATGGAGTCGGACTCCAAGGTGCACCTCGACGTCCTCAAGGTCGACGGCGGCGTCACCGCCAACGACCTGTGCATGCAGCTGCAGGCCGACATCCTCGGCGTCCCGGTGAGCCGGCCGGTGGTCGCCGAGACCACCGCCCTCGGCGCCGCCTACGCCGCGGGGCTCGCGGTCGGGTTCTGGAACGACACCGACGAGCTGCGCGAGAACTGGAACGAGGACAAGCGCTGGGAGCCCGACTGGTCCGACGAGCAGCGCCGCGACGGCTATGCGGGATGGCAGAAAGCGGTGGAACGCACGCTGGACTGGGTGGACGTCGACTGATCCGCGGGCAAGATGGAGGGGTGAGTACTTCTGCACCGACCCTGGGCCCCGCCGACCGTGACGAGGCGCTGCGGCGTCTCGCCGCCGAGGAACTCGACGTCCTGATCATCGGCGGCGGCGTCGTCGGTGCCGGGGCGGCGCTCGACGCCGTCACCCGCGGGTTGACCGTCGGGTTGATCGAGGCGCGTGAC
This window harbors:
- a CDS encoding acyl-CoA dehydrogenase family protein encodes the protein MTFELSEDHETFRKVVRDFAEREVAPHVAAWDRAHHLPLEVVRGMGELGLFGLVVPEEYGGSGGDFTSLCVAIEELGRVDQSIGITLEAGVGLGINPILTYGTTEQKERWLPDLVAGRALAGFGLTEPEAGSDAGATRTRAVLADGEWTIDGAKAFITNSGTDITSLVTVTARTGEDEISSLIVPAGTPGFTVEPAYDKLGWHISDTHGLTFDGCRVPEAHLLGRRGDGFRQFLAVLDDGRIAIAALAVGLAQACLDHSLRYAAERRTFGAPIGSRQAVAFSLSDLAVSVEAARLLTYKAAWLKDAGRPAAQLKQAAAIAKLYSTEAAVAATRVATQVFGGNGFMEEFPVARFYRDAKILEIGEGTSEVQRMLIARGLGLPVS
- the glpK gene encoding glycerol kinase GlpK, with the translated sequence MADFVGAIDQGTTSTRFMIFDHDGNEVGRHQLEHEQILPQAGWVEHNPVEIWDRSRSVIQTALSRANLDPSDLAAMGITNQRETTVVWDKNTGRPYYNAIVWQDTRTDRIASKLERDGKGDLIRQRAGLPPATYFSGGKIQWILENVDGVRAAAEKGDAIFGNTDSWLLWNLTGGPEGGVHVTDVTNASRTMLMDLETLEWDDELLGLFDIPRGMLPEIKPSSLADGYGETTIAAFRGIPLTGDLGDQQAAMFGQVCFAPGEAKNTYGTGNFLLLNTGTELVRSDNGLLTTVNYKIGDEAPVYALEGSIAVTGSAVQWLRDQLGIISGAAEIEGLARRVEDNGGVYFVPAFSGLFAPYWRSDARGAIVGLSRYNNNAHLARATLEAICYQSRAVAEAMESDSKVHLDVLKVDGGVTANDLCMQLQADILGVPVSRPVVAETTALGAAYAAGLAVGFWNDTDELRENWNEDKRWEPDWSDEQRRDGYAGWQKAVERTLDWVDVD
- a CDS encoding acyl-CoA carboxylase epsilon subunit, which gives rise to MTADGVRVRGAATAEELAAVVAVVRARGEGPSRPDDPYLRWRRTRLAALREDGPGPRPWCRIER
- a CDS encoding MerR family transcriptional regulator, with product MAAPRTTPSAPRTWTVGQLAAELGVTTRTLRHYEAEGLVTPRRAGPNRVYDERDRTRLRLILRGRRFGMTLAECREIVDMYDGAASSERRQLSTLLGRLDEIAADLRRRQADLARTVTEVDEVAARCRDRLAELD
- a CDS encoding adenylate/guanylate cyclase domain-containing protein, which encodes MTTPADGPPDGAAGRPIDVAHVAANVPLVVRTAGGIALLGIGLNVIGVVVVALLVTAMNTSVPDDQLRVLFTTTIVLTAASVVCGVTLATLVQRRTLRWLLRGEAPGADDARRALRMPLDLAVITAGLWTIGAVVMATVAGVVGTGTQRAAGLAGGLVVAGFVSAGLMYLVLGRFNQPVRRLALAASPPRTAPLLGVRWQLLINWVLTSGLPLVGVALVLTAPPGQRNKVGVSLVVVAIAILVGVVSTGLIARAIGAPLRSVVDALRRVGDGRLDLDLPIEDAGEIGLLQNGFNEMVAGLRERDRVTDLFGRHVGPAVAAEAISSGVTLSGEGREVVALFVDITGSTALTRTTAPADFVAMLNRFFEVVVDEVEGNGGLLNKFEGDAALCVFGAPAEVDEPAAAALRTARGIRDRVALMGELEIGIGVASGPVVAGQIGAASRLEYTVVGDAVNEASRLTDLAKRTDGRILASATTVEAADPDERGHWTKGRAMRLRGHDAPVETYRCTDGPRPATPSLVRRLGDVAKAVSELPPRPPHLPGARRG
- a CDS encoding MIP/aquaporin family protein, coding for MAGEFFGTLILILFGNGVVAQVLSAKDGSLGDHDSIAWAWGLGVTLGIFVAGRLSGAHLNPAVTLSLALFQDFPWRKVAPYVVAQFLGAFVAALLVRWNYSETLALVDPGNTIKTQGVFSTLPGNGSFPVSEWGALRDQLIGTAILVFIVFALTDVKNSPPLANLTPLLVGLLVVAIGMAWGTDAGYAINPARDFGPRLASFFTGYGTAMRDQYGNFYFWVPIVGPLLGGAIGGAAYTHGIKRFLPRG
- a CDS encoding acyl-CoA carboxylase subunit beta; its protein translation is MTTTPEGIAAAREATLRPTPKAADKLAEQGKLYVRDRIALLCDEGSFVEDGQLANALAGDLPADAVVTGQVMVDGRPALVVANDPSVKAGSWGARTVEKIVRITERALVEELPIFWLIDSGGGRITDQVQMFPGRRGAGRIFHNQVALSGKVPQLCCLFGPSAAGGAYIPAFCDFVVMVEGNASMYLGSPRMAEMVVGEKVTLEEMGGARMHASVSGCGDNLASDDADAIEQARLFFSYLPTCWREPAPEVEPEAPAVELAADAVPAAESVPFDIHDVVDGLVDADSFFEVKPLFAAEVVVGLARVDGRPVGIVANNSAVRGGVLFVDSADKCARFIWLCDAFNVPLLYLADVPGFMIGSDVERQGIIRHGAKMITAVSEATVPQVSVIVRKAYGAGLYAMAGPGFSPDVCLALPTAKIAIMGPQAAINAVYANKIAALADDDARAEFVAVKRAEYEADVDILRLAADLVIDGIVEPGELRRELVARYRVLVGKSRDIAAKRHGVPPV
- a CDS encoding Maf family protein, with amino-acid sequence MRFVLASASPARLATLRAAGVEPEVIVSGVDEEAVTADTPAGLVAALATAKAVAVAAELPADVVVLGCDSMLEFDGAVLGKPLAADVAIERWRAMRGRSGVLHTGHHLLVTGDGRSTSRAASTVVRFADADDAEIDAYVGTGEPLAVAGAFTLDGLGGWFVDGVDGDPHNVVGVSLPALRSMTRELGLGLADLGWPAPR
- a CDS encoding acetyl/propionyl/methylcrotonyl-CoA carboxylase subunit alpha, which gives rise to MQKVLIANRGEIAVRVIRACRDAGYTSVAIYADPDRDALHVKVADEAYALGGTTPGDSYLVIDKVIEACRKSGADAVHPGYGFLSENSDFAQAVLDAGLTWIGPSPQSIKDLGDKAVARHIAERAGAPLVAGTKDPVAGAEEVVAFAEEHGLPIAIKAVYGGGGRGMKIAREMAEVEELYESAVREAVSAFGRGECFVERYLDRSRHVEAQVLADQHGNVVVVGTRDCSLQRRNQKLVEEAPAPYLTDDQRARIHQSAKDICTEAGYYGAGTVEYLVGNDGVISFLEVNTRLQVEHPVTEETSGIDLVREQFRIAEGERLRFTEDPTPRGHSFEFRINGEDPGRNFLPAPGTVTEYREPAGPGVRVDSGIEGTSVIGGAFDSLLAKLIVTGETRIQALERARRALDEMVVDGMATALPFHRAVVRDPAFATDDDTPFTIFTRWIESEFDNTIEPFGAAAEAEEDAGPRETVVIEVGGKRLEVSLPAGFGGGGGGGARKAAPKRSAGKKAGAAASGDSLTAPMQGTIVKIAVEDGATVEAGQAVVVLEAMKMEQPINAHKAGTVTGLQAEVGGVVTAGSVICDIKDAE